Part of the Henckelia pumila isolate YLH828 chromosome 2, ASM3356847v2, whole genome shotgun sequence genome is shown below.
aatcttatatataactatatattCCTCGAGATTGAGATATTTGATGTTAGTATGTTACTAGGTCAGAAATCCCGTAGCTTATACATAATTCAGGCATTGTGCGTACAAAAGTTTGTTATGAACAAATTATTGTATCAAGCGCCTGAGGTACGGACTATTTTGTTTTGCGAAAAGCTGTTGGATTTCTTAATCCTCTCATTCAgtgttttaagtttttaagtaattgattaataattaatatttggtTAGATAATTTCGGAGAAATTGCATTGATCTGATGtcattcaaattttgaatatttagttCGATCAGAAACAAGGGTGGCTAAAATAGTAAATACTCGATCCCTAAATAAAATACCAAAAGGCATCCAAAAGTTAAAAACTTGTCCCCATGTACATAAAATACTCCAATCCTAACTACGTTGATCCTAATTGAAGAACAAGCCATCTGACTTCCCCCCCTGCcttatttttcaagaaaaaaaaggaaaaactaattttttttttttttaaaaaaagctcGTCTGCCTCTCCTTGAACGGCTTACAGGGAAGCCTGGAAGATCATCTCAGCCAACTCCTGCAGAATGATACGAAAACATACATAAGGAAACAGACCGCGATCCGCGAATAAAGTCTCGAGTGAATGCAACCTTTCTGGGTATAATCTAGTGATCCTACAGTACCTGCTTAGCAGAAGCAACCACGGGTTCTCCCCATTCCATCGCCTTCTTCTCCAGCAACTCAAAGTCAGCTTTTCCAGCCTGTGCACCATTAATTAGTAATTACATTGTTAAGAAGTGAAAAAGGATCCACCCAAGGAAAGAAAAGATGGCCACTATAACAATGAATACTGACCTCTATTTGAGCCCCCAGTTCAGAGTCAAAACTTTGATACCTCTTGCGAACAAGCTCAGCCAGGGAACCATCCTGTTTCAAAACAAGAACACCAAAGTTTAATTTTTAGGGGgaaatttacataaatatttactCAAGGATAATAATATGATGTTCACCCACCTCGATCAACTTGGCAGCATTTCGGAGTCCACGAGCTAAAGTGTCCATGCCAGCAATGTGAGCAATGAACAAGTCTTCAACATCTGTGCTTTCTCTTCGCCTGTTAAggtcatgaaaaattattaccAATCTGTGAATGATAATGGCAATGCTATGATAAGTCGAAGAAAACTAACAGTTTTGCATCAAAATTGAATCCACCGGGTGCAAGTCCTCCCTGTGATGAACGAAGGAACACGCAAGTGCATTAGTATTTCATTCGAGGAATTGTTTCGAAGAGAATAAAGGACTCCTATGTACATTTTTAATGACGCTGAGCATAACTAATGTTGCTTCTCCTACATCCATCATAAACTGGTCCGTATCCCAACCTGCAGCATTGAAATGTTATGCATTTAACGATTTATTGATCAGGTCAAAGAGCATAGAATATTTAATCGTTTCAGCAACATACCAACTTGAGGGTCACCAGTATTTGCATCAATATTCCCCAGCACACCGTTGATTCTTGAAGTCTCAAGCTCGTGATGACAGCTGGAAGAACAAAGAATAATATTATAAGGAAACAACGTACTAGTTGGCGCTCAAATTGAAATAAGAATACCCGAAGAGAAATGAGAAACCTGTGACCAGACAGCGTTGCATGGTTGCACTCAATGTTAAGTTTAAATTCGCCTACATAAGGGACAGAGGTAAAAACATTGTTATTTCTTATCAAAAAGTGCCAAATTGAATAGGTTCAACCGAATAAGAACATGAGAAGAATATAACATCTCAGTCAAGAAAATGAAAGCCAATTCAACACATCATTCTCAACCTTGTCGATAAATCTATACAACTAATCAAGTTACCTATCAGTCCATATTTTCGAAGGAAATTAGCAGCTGTTGCAGCATCCCAGTCATACCTGAAATGAATGATCAAAGTATGTCACATAAGCTGACCATTTATTACAAACGTAGCAATTCTTAGGTGCACAATATTTAACAAAACATACTGGTGCTTTGTAGGCTCCTGGGGTTTTGGTTCTATAAGAAGTGTGCCTGATCCAAACATCCGTATTAGATTCACAGGAACACAAGGGTGATACAGATAAGAGTTTAATGAAAAAACACATGCATAAATTTTTGACATGGTGTAAACAAGTTGTAGAGCAAAGTAGAAAATATAGGCACCGTTAAATCCAATTTTCTTCTTATAGGCAACAGCTGCCTCGAAAAACCTTGCCtgcaaaagataaaagaaaaattataaaaacacAGGAGAGAAAATCAGAGAAACAACTATGGATTGGTATCACAAAAATCATATACAACTTAACTAGCTTTAAGTCATTAAATAAATTACAAGCAAACCAAATTTAAGTCAGTGACTTACAATATTTCTATATCTAAGCAAAGATATAAAAACAGAAAAGAAAAACATGAAGTAAAATAATATTCTGACCATATGATCGAGCTCTCTTTCCATATCTGTGTTCAAAAGGGATTGATAACCCTCACGGCCACCCCAAAAGACATAATTTTCTCCACCAAGATAATGTGTAACCTGTGATGCAAGGTAAAGTAGATTGAAAATTGGAGGAACCACGGAGTACAAGTAACAAATCCAAGATTACTGACCTCCATGGCTTTCTTGACCTGTGCTGCAGAGTATGCATATACTCCTAGTTCAGAGCTGGATTGTAACAAGATTCAAGCATTAGTTGAGCTCAATATCAATTCAAGACTTATCAAATTTAGCCTAAACTACCTAGTTGCAGCTCCATGCATGAACCGAGGATGGTGGAACAACTGGGCAGTACCCCACAACGGACGAATCTTTGTTCCCTGCTGATTCACATGAAGAAAGCGAAGAACAAAAAGCAGTTTAGATAGATTCATCAAAGTAGACTACaggaaaatataaatttaaaaaacataTTCACAATAATGTGATAAGATAGAAAGTACACCTGAAGCTCCTTGGCAAGAGCCACCACTGCATCCAAGTTAGCATTAGTTTCCTACAAAAGGAAAAGAGTAAATGTACAGCCATTTACAAACTAAtcaaaaataacaaataaaGTGGTCTCTAGACTCCAAGAAGTATTACAAAATTCTATAACATGTAAATTTCCTGTGCTCACAAACCTTGATAGTATTACCAGCTGGAGATATGTCCCGATCATGGAAGCACCATTTATCTACGCCAAGCTTCTTTATGAACTCAAAGTTTGCTCTCACTGAATCACGCATTTAAGTAATGGTTAATCAACTCAATTTACCATATTATAACAATTCCAAAATTCACACTGCAAAATACTAACTTCTTCTCTTAGCCATGGCCAAAGAGTCAGTGCCATCTTCCCATGGCCACATCTTTGTTGGTGCGCCAAATGGATCACCCCCGGTTCCACGGAAAGTATGCCAAAAGGCAACACTGAATCTCATCCAGTCCTACAGAAAATTTAGATTTTATGAGTGCCCACTATTATAATACCTTCAAAGGTGCttaaatataaaacataaatgGAATAAAACTCTCACCTTCATCTTTTTCCCAAGAATTTCCTCCTCCGCATTATACCATTTATATGCAAGATGATTCTTGCTGGAAGGACCCTACAATAGCAAAAAGGATCGAGtcacaaaaatattaaacaatAGTTGGTATAAAAATATACAGCACTTTTAAGCCACCATTATGGTGATTTTAACCATAATATACTCCATAAAAAATCTAAAAGAAGCAAAATCATCAAAAAGAAAAATATGCACATGAACTCAATACCTCGTATTTAATCTTTGGAATTCCTGGGAAGAACTCGCCTTCCCATTCACCAGAACCATTGGCACAATCACTCTCAACATCTGCAGGACACGTTGGCGGAGCAGCGGCAATCTGCATTCAATTCAATTCAGTCTAGAATCATAACACAACATAAATTCTTGCATAGACATGAAGAGGAGATTAAATAACATCGATAACCCAAAAGATGGAATCTTTACCACTATATTAGAGACCCCGTTAATAAAAAGAACCAATAACAAGAAAACGGTACTCTTCATTTGTACCATCATGAGCAGAAAAAGGTCTCTGCAAAACAGGGTTTCGAACAGTTAATTTGATAATCCATCTCTAACAATTCATATTCATAACAAACAAAagtaacaaaatttcacaacatAAATTAGTTCTTCTCTTATCAAAATTACATCATTGTAGAAGGAAAAACCTCAAATTAAATTTCGAAACCAACATCAACCGCCACCTTTGTTTGACAAAACTAAATCAATACAAAGAAATTTTATTCCAACAAACATCAAATTTATCCCAACCCAATAAACTTACGTATCACCTAAAacccaaaagaaaaaaaaacaagagaCTACGAACCCAATACCTTAAAAAGAAAGATTATTCTTCCCGTCAGAACTTAGGCAGAAAAAACACTTGTCTGAGAAATCGTCGTGTTAATGAAAGAGACGCATGTTTTATATACAGGAGCTGATAAAGTTTCGAGTAGTCTGGTAAAACTAAAAGTCTATttctcaagaaaaaaaaattcaaaactctTTATTGGGAACCGagatttcatgggatttgagtagaTTTTTGGATTTGTATCACAGACGAGCCTGAGCCCACAGGACTTCTTGCATTCCACGCGCTGATAGAATAAAAGTGTGGATAATCTAATCTTAAACTGATATGGCGATTATCTCGATGCCGAATCGGATAGCATTTAATACAAAACAATTCTATCTAAAATATTTCACCAGATTTGTTGAAATCTAGAGCTCGTTTGGTTGAGGAGAATTcaaaagaataattttttaaaaaaaatttgtgtttaGTTATAAAATCGTTTTAAAAAAACCCTTATCTTTTTAGAAGTTTGAATTTCTAGTTTTTTTATTGTttctaacttaaaaaaataaaactaaaaatatttttcaatatttatctaaacataaaaatttgtttttaattaaacatttttaaacaattgagtttatttaaatattttttttaattaaagtgCCTCTTAATTTAATCAAAAGATATTACTTGAAAAACCATTTTAAAAAAGAATGACGgtgttttatataataaaaatacatcCATATTATATTATCGGTAAATTAGGGATAAATCCCCAAACACAAAGGTCTTTTGCTTTCCAGTCCCCGTGCTAGTAGTTTTACATTTTCAGTACCTGACTCATGTTCATTTTTTGTTTCAGCTCCCCATTTGCCCCAAAATTATCCATAtaccctttttaaaaaaaatatattttatatatgttaaataataataaaagataaaacctTCCTCATTTCCTTCTTTCTCAAATTCTGATCGATCCATCCTTTCTCCCTTTCTTCTTCACCAGCCCTCATCTGCGTATGGTCTTCTGCACATCCGAGATTTAATCAACAAATTTGGCGTGGAAGATGATGAAAAAGTCGTCTAAACCCAAGAAGTCGAAGAACATAAAAAGGGCAAAGCAGAAGAATTCGAGCATTGATCCTCAAGATTTGAAATCGAAAAAAGCTTCATAACGTAATGTTTTTTGGAATCCATTTCAGAAATTCTTTTCTATTCTATTTCGTTATTATTGGTTGTTGTTGATATTACTTTTGTTTCGTATGCTAAATCTTAATCCTTTTTTTGTTGTTCATTCGCTTACAGATAATTCGAATTGTAGGGTTTTTTTCTTGTTCATCCGCTTACAGTTaatttgttttaatattaaactgAGTGTTTATTCTTCCTgatgaaatataaaaattatgttatagtggagaaaatatttttatgtggtGCAAAAACCACACCCCTGTTTCCTGTTAGGAAGAACTATGGCGGGTAGTTTCTTAAATTCTCTACGTCGGTTACCTAATTTTGAATGTTAACTTTCGACATCGGTATATTGAAATGAaacttgtatatttatttatttagattgAATTGAGTATTCGAAATGCTTATATAATTATAAGCTGGATTTTAAAATCAATGTAACAATGATTTAAAATAGAGATTTTTATCACTTAATTAAAATTCTTTttaagtagttttttttttacactaaTCTGATAAATGCACTTCAAAGTGAGGAAAGCATGGTTTCCCATGTTGGTATTACATTTGGTAATAAAAATGTGATGATCATATCTATATTTTGTGTGTTTGTGATTTATATGTAAATTATTTTTCTGTTATTTTTTGTGTGTTTATGATTTAtatggcaaattttttttttatcccaGTTCTTGATCATATTATGGTTTATtgatatttatgtatatatatatatatgagttcagGAACGACAGTGGAAGAGAACGTTGTTGATGAAGGACAAAACAAGAGAAGTACGAAACTGTACTGTAGTCGATGCTCACCCACTTGATTTAAAGATGCGATGACAGAACTAAAACCAATTCTAGGATAAAAATAATGGATTAGGATAAATGAGACTCCTTTTGCTAATTGGGTGACATGCCCGAACTCGCTGTTAGTAGTCGTAGAGTTGATTTCATATTGAATAGATTTCAGATTGAATCATGTTCTTTGACTGTGGGTGATGGTATTATGATTCTCTTTGCTTCAGAAGAGTTTTCTATTATTCTTGGATTGCATCATATTGGCCAGCCTGTAGACTTGGATCTAAGAATGGATTCTATATTTGTGGCTCGTCAATTTGGAGGTCAAGTTGGAAAAGCAAAGCGAACGACAATATATAAAAAACTTATTTCTCTTGCAGGCAGTGATGATGACTTAgaagttgatgattttgttcggCTTTACATTTTGTTCATCTTCAACTCCATAATATTTTCCATCGGAAATTATTTTACCCCGAGTTTTATATTTCCTTACCTGGACAATCTTACCACATTCTTTGAATATTCTTGGGGAGATGCCGCGTTTCGATTTATTCAGAGAGAAATACGCAAAACTGGAAGTAAAACTTATTTCAAGGGATGCACTGTTGGATTAATGGTGCGTATTTTATTACTTTAGTTATTATTGTATTGTTTTATCGATTAATTGactattatttaatttggtttAGGCTTGGGTGTACGAGAGAATGCCTTCTCTAGGTGTACGACGTAGTTTAGAAATGTTCCCTCGCTTGTTTCGGTGGATGGACAGCAAAATCCCATTGAACGAGGAAAAGATGAATTATTGCTGAAATCCATAGATTCAACGAAGGTAATTGTTTGATATAATGAATTGAATTGCTCATTTCAATTTCATGGTTTCACTGACAAcattttttgtgattttataattttacaGGTCTTGCCGATATATCCTTTTCCCGAGGAGAAGAAATTGGACGTAAGTAGTTTGACCTTTTGCCAAATACTTTTTTTGGAATATGGATAATTGACTGAAAAGTTCAAACCATTAATTAATAGTTTACTCAACCATAGGTGTTGAAAGTGGCTGACGGTACTACCGATGTAGTAAGATCAGAAGTTGTGAGAAAAAAAGTTGTTGTGAGTAATAATCGAATGTGTTTTGAATTAGGATGTGGTAGTGTTAGGCGTCGTAGGAAGACAAAGATTGTGATTGAAAAAGAAATGATGGATGTTGGAGCAGAATTTAAATTGCAGAGCAAAAATGAGGTTGGATTTGTGACCAAAGAAGATAATCCTATTGAGAGAAATGATGGGCATGAGAATACTGAGACAAATGAGGAGAATGAGAATATGAAGAGAGAtgagaattttgagagaaaTGTTGAGGATGATAATATAGAGAACAGTGAAGGTAATGTGCATATTTTCAGAAACGAGGATGAAGAGAATATTGTAAAAAATGAGAAAGAAATGATTGAAGCTGTTGGAAATTCATCTGAGATTGGATCGTCTAATGACCATGACAATTACAATGATCTTAATTTGGTGGTGCAAAATGTTATAAACGAAATTAAGAATGATGTGGGATTTGATAAAAATGATGGAACAGTTGAGGAAAGGAAAAGTGTGAGTTGTGTTGGTACCAGTAAAGCAGTGATCATGACCAGCTTTCAATCGTCAATCGTGGATACAGTAAGAACAAGGGTTGACCGCAAGAAGAAAAGGAAAGCTTCGATCTTTGTGACGCCGCCCAGTTCATCGCCAAGACCTAAGAGAAAGGGTCAAAAACGGGTTTGAAATTCTCttcatcatttttattttggttttatgTATTTCCACACACTGAcaattttttgttcttttctaTTGTGGTTCATAGTGTATTCGTTTGAAGGAAAAGTGCATTGTAGATGTTGATGAGAATGCTAAGAGTCCAATGAAAGATGATCTACATGAATTCAAAGGTAGGACCGATTACTATGGACATGAGGAAGCAAGTGATGAAGAGAAACAAATTTTGACACACTATCTTTTGATGGAGGAATTGGAGTACGCttatatttaatgatttttttcatacctATTGTTGAATTTATAGATTCAGAAATCATTAactttttgttttttatgtAGTGTCGTAATTTGGGAAGACGAAAGTATGATGTTAGATGGTCGAAAATTTTGCCACTTTGTCTTTGGCAAACCCGTTGATTTCGAAATCATAAATGTTTATATGAGAATTATGCAAGCAAAAAGTAAGGAATATGGATCTGAAATATATTGTGTGGACACAACAGTTTAGATTCGTCTTTGCACCCCGATTATGTACGTTTTATTGTCTTTTTTGACCAAATAAGAAGTATGATATTTCAGAGAGAAATTTTTAATAGACTGAAAGAATATGGGAGTAGACGTAAGTTGCGGAGCGgtgattatggagattttaTTTCAAGCTTGACATCTGCGACTCGTCGTGCAGCACGTTCTCTCTGTTCGCTAGCTGATGGATGGCACGTGGAAGAACCCCCACCGGGTATCAGGGCCGTGGGCTTCAATAACTCTTCAGTCGGGCTCCAATCTACACCCACTGCTTCGCATAAATTCGTAATAAGAGATGGCAAAGCTAGGCCCCCCTCGAACGACCAGTGAAGATGTTCTGAATGGTCTCTTGACAAATTCGGCCTAAATCCATGGACATGCCCTCTACAATGCAATATACTAGAATTTCCCTCTCCCTTGTGACCTCATGATCATGGTCAGTTGGTTTTAGTTTAGCGCAAACCAGAGCATACCACCTCTTGGCATCCctcttcaaatcaatcttcctCAACTTGGATGGTTTGAAATCACTTCCCAACCTCCATACAGCACCCGGAACACAGATAGATTGAAGAATGACATCATAATCAATCTCCCCAGATCGATATGCAACATACTCATCATTGTCTATTGGCGGGATATGAAATAGAGTGTTAATCGCCACCGAATCAAACGGCACCATCTTTCCTCGCACCAAAACCTTGTAATCATCGTGCTTAACTTTCAGATTGGCATAAAATTCTCTCACCAATGAAATAACAGCTTCTTGGGGTTGCTTAACAAATTTAAGTCATTGTCGCTCGAGCACTTCATCCCCGACATTACACCTAATCACCCCATTCGGCTCAAAGCCAATGGTAGTATCAAATCCTCTTTCAGGCAAAATATTCTTAGATAGCAACGCCTTATAGTTCTCCTCGGCCTGTTTATTCCCAAAACGATGATGATCAAACTCAGGGGCTGAAGATGAAGATTCGCCCAACTTGGTTTTCTTCTTTGGAGCCATGTTTCAAACACGTAGAGTGCACAGTACTAACTTGCAATGCACCAATACAAATCAACACCCGTTACACCCCCAAACTATCTATTTAATTCACAGCACCTTCGTCGCTTCAATGTGACGAACACCACAATCAACTTGATACACCCAACTCTACTACAAATCCACGCAACAATCTCCACTAACTTAATAACCCAATAAATAGAAAAGTTGTCCACCCGTGAACAGATACACTTACCACTGTAACAAGATGAAACTCCGCAACAACCCAGAAAATATAGCCGAGTACCAAGCTCAATGTCCCACCCGCAGACGAGAAGAGAAGGTGAAGAACAACGAAAATTTAGAATGTAAGGATTGAAGGAAGAGAACAAGAAGatagagagaaaaaggaaaagaaaaaacaaTAGAAGAAGAGATGGAGAGTAATCGGTGGTTGgaagagaaataaaaatatgGAGGAAAAGGAATTTGAGGGTAAAATTAGAAGTGAGAATGAGAGAAAGAAGGAAAGAAATCGGGTGAAATATTcagacggggcgggcgcgcatagtaATCTGTCTGTGTTAATTTCCGCGGAAtgcgacgcgcgggcgctccagaTGACAGGCGCCCGCGCATAGGACTCTGGTTCTTGACTTGcaattatgattttttcatgcgcgggcgcgccgaaggtgaggcgggcgcgcatagcacTCTGTACAAAGACTCTGTTGATGATATTTTttcacgcgcgggcgctccaaaggtgaggcgggcgcgcataggtcGCTAGATCACATCttgagtttttatttttgagaCGCGCGGGCACGCCAGATGGTGGGCGGGCGCGTATAGCTTGCTGGAAATTGGTTCCTGAGAATGAAAAGGAAAGGAGAaaaataaaactgcgaaaatgacaaaattaaaaaaaaaaaaaaaacaaacaaacaaacaaaagacACACAAGCACAATGGAATAAAGTGAGACTTGAGGAATTTCATGTCTAAGTTATTAAAAGCATTTGGTATctactaaatatagtataatTGACGTTTAATCATAAGCATAGCCTTCGATCTATTCACTACGTTgaggaggtgaatataggacatgcatgtgcactttggttagtgaataaaattccttgaaaaataaatatgcactaaccaataaaaattgaaagaacTAACGAGAGTACATATTTCAGAAAATTAGGTACAGACAAGTCTACCATAAAGTACAAACGaccgataataaagtacataacgtcgtaaaacaagcacattggaataaagtgagacttgaggaatttcatgtctaaattattaaaagcatttggtatctactaaatatagtataatTGACGTTTAATCACAAGCATAGCCTCCGATTTATTCACTACGTTgaggaggtgaatataggagatgcatgtgcactttggttagtgaataaaattccttggcaaataaatatgcactaaccaataaaaattgaaagaacTAACGAGAGTACATATTTCAGAAAATTAGGTACAGCCAAGCCTAACATAAAGTACAAACGaccgataataaagtacataaCATCGTAAAACAAGCACATTGTAATAAAGTGAGACTTGAGGAATTTCATGTCTAAATTATTAAAAGCATTTGGTATctactaaatatagtataatTAACGTTTAATCACAAGGATATCCTCCGATTTATTCACTACGTTgaggaggtgaatataggacatgcatgtgcactttggttagtgaataaaattttaatggcaaataaatatgcactaaccaataaaaattgaaagaacTAACGAGAGTACATATTTCAGAAAATTAGGTACAGACAAGCCTACCATAAAGTATAAACGACCGATAATAAAGTATATAACGTCgtaaaacaagcacattggaataaagtgagacttgaggaatttcatgtctaaattattaaaagcatttggtatctactaaatatagtataatTGACGTTTAATCACAAGCATAGCCTCCGATTTATTCACTACGTTgaggaggtgaatataggagatgcatgtgcactttggttagtgaataaaattccttggcaaataaatatgcactaaccaataaaaattgaaagaactaacgagagtacatatttcaaaaaattaggTACAGCCAAGCCTACCATAAAGTACAAACGACCGATAATAAATTAGATAACGTCgtaaaacaagcacattggaataaagtgagacttgaggaatttcatgtctaaattattaaaagcatttggtatctactaaatatagtataatTGACGTTTAATCACAAGCATAGCCTCCGATTTATTCACTACGTTgaggaggtgaatataggacatgcatgtgcattttggttagtgaataaaattccttggcaaataaatacgcactaaccaataaaaattgaaagaactaacgagagtacatatttcaaaaaattaggTACATACAAGCCTACCATAAAATACAAACGaccgataataaagtacataaCGTCGTAAAACAAGAACATTGGAATAAAGTGAGACTTGAGGAATTTCATGTCTAAATTATTAAAAGCATTTGGTATctactaaatatagtataat
Proteins encoded:
- the LOC140880482 gene encoding xylose isomerase isoform X1; its protein translation is MLVSKFNLRDLFLLMMVQMKSTVFLLLVLFINGVSNIVIAAAPPTCPADVESDCANGSGEWEGEFFPGIPKIKYEGPSSKNHLAYKWYNAEEEILGKKMKDWMRFSVAFWHTFRGTGGDPFGAPTKMWPWEDGTDSLAMAKRRMRANFEFIKKLGVDKWCFHDRDISPAGNTIKETNANLDAVVALAKELQQGTKIRPLWGTAQLFHHPRFMHGAATSSELGVYAYSAAQVKKAMEVTHYLGGENYVFWGGREGYQSLLNTDMERELDHMARFFEAAVAYKKKIGFNGTLLIEPKPQEPTKHQYDWDAATAANFLRKYGLIGEFKLNIECNHATLSGHSCHHELETSRINGVLGNIDANTGDPQVGWDTDQFMMDVGEATLVMLSVIKNGGLAPGGFNFDAKLRRESTDVEDLFIAHIAGMDTLARGLRNAAKLIEDGSLAELVRKRYQSFDSELGAQIEAGKADFELLEKKAMEWGEPVVASAKQELAEMIFQASL
- the LOC140880482 gene encoding xylose isomerase isoform X3, translating into MMVQMKSTVFLLLVLFINGVSNIVIAAAPPTCPADVESDCANGSGEWEGEFFPGIPKIKYEGPSSKNHLAYKWYNAEEEILGKKMKDWMRFSVAFWHTFRGTGGDPFGAPTKMWPWEDGTDSLAMAKRRMRANFEFIKKLGVDKWCFHDRDISPAGNTIKETNANLDAVVALAKELQQGTKIRPLWGTAQLFHHPRFMHGAATSSELGVYAYSAAQVKKAMEVTHYLGGENYVFWGGREGYQSLLNTDMERELDHMARFFEAAVAYKKKIGFNGTLLIEPKPQEPTKHQYDWDAATAANFLRKYGLIGEFKLNIECNHATLSGHSCHHELETSRINGVLGNIDANTGDPQVGWDTDQFMMDVGEATLVMLSVIKNGGLAPGGFNFDAKLRRESTDVEDLFIAHIAGMDTLARGLRNAAKLIEDGSLAELVRKRYQSFDSELGAQIEAGKADFELLEKKAMEWGEPVVASAKQELAEMIFQASL
- the LOC140880482 gene encoding xylose isomerase isoform X2, with protein sequence MLVSKFNLRDLFLLMMVQMKSTVFLLLVLFINGVSNIVIAAAPPTCPADVESDCANGSGEWEGEFFPGIPKIKYEGPSSKNHLAYKWYNAEEEILGKKMKDWMRFSVAFWHTFRGTGGDPFGAPTKMWPWEDGTDSLAMAKRRMRANFEFIKKLGVDKWCFHDRDISPAGNTIKETNANLDAVVALAKELQGTKIRPLWGTAQLFHHPRFMHGAATSSELGVYAYSAAQVKKAMEVTHYLGGENYVFWGGREGYQSLLNTDMERELDHMARFFEAAVAYKKKIGFNGTLLIEPKPQEPTKHQYDWDAATAANFLRKYGLIGEFKLNIECNHATLSGHSCHHELETSRINGVLGNIDANTGDPQVGWDTDQFMMDVGEATLVMLSVIKNGGLAPGGFNFDAKLRRESTDVEDLFIAHIAGMDTLARGLRNAAKLIEDGSLAELVRKRYQSFDSELGAQIEAGKADFELLEKKAMEWGEPVVASAKQELAEMIFQASL
- the LOC140878455 gene encoding uncharacterized protein; the encoded protein is MCFELGCGSVRRRRKTKIVIEKEMMDVGAEFKLQSKNEVGFVTKEDNPIERNDGHENTETNEENENMKRDENFERNVEDDNIENSEGNVHIFRNEDEENIVKNEKEMIEAVGNSSEIGSSNDHDNYNDLNLVVQNVINEIKNDVGFDKNDGTVEERKSVSCVGTSKAVIMTSFQSSIVDTVRTRVDRKKKRKASIFVTPPSSSPRPKRKGQKRCIRLKEKCIVDVDENAKSPMKDDLHEFKGRTDYYGHEEASDEEKQILTHYLLMEELDVVIWEDESMMLDGRKFCHFVFGKPVDFEIINVYMRIMQAKSKEYGSEIYCVDTTV